From Paenibacillus polymyxa, the proteins below share one genomic window:
- a CDS encoding amino acid permease: MKSNEATLHKKLRPRHITFMAMGGVIGTGIFKGSTETISLAGPGVILSYVFAGLLLLVVMGAIAEMATVYPNMNMKDFIRKAFGERLSFIIGWLYCFMWLAVCVIEVIAAGSFLQYWLPDVPLWLLSLASAAFIIVVNMLSVGGLGELEFWLAGIKIAMIIIFIALGGCILFGIIPTETPPYLSNYAQHGGFFPNGWLAIFSALLVVTFSYGGSELIGLTLTETENPEKVLPKVVKSFILRVVLFYTLPILIICGLIPWNQLDASTSPFVQVLSSVGLQGSAHVMNFILITAVLSAANSGIYGATRMLHSLAINGEGPKSLARLSSNGVPVNSLKLCAVILIVGSMVAYVAQEGLFRILMAVPGFVVLLVWSCICLSQLKLRKSYPVEPTFKIWGFPYVTAVTVGCLWVIAFLFLIDPQNRISISVCVAFMAFLVIWSLVKFRRKQA; the protein is encoded by the coding sequence TTGAAATCAAATGAAGCAACTTTACACAAAAAGCTTCGACCACGGCATATTACCTTTATGGCTATGGGTGGAGTCATCGGGACGGGTATTTTTAAGGGAAGTACCGAAACGATTAGCTTGGCAGGACCTGGAGTTATTTTATCCTATGTCTTCGCAGGACTGCTGCTCTTGGTCGTTATGGGTGCGATTGCCGAGATGGCTACCGTCTACCCCAACATGAATATGAAGGATTTTATTCGCAAGGCTTTTGGAGAACGACTTTCTTTTATTATCGGCTGGTTGTATTGCTTCATGTGGCTGGCTGTCTGTGTCATTGAGGTCATTGCCGCGGGAAGCTTCCTGCAATATTGGCTGCCAGATGTCCCTCTATGGCTCCTCAGTTTAGCGAGTGCGGCTTTCATTATTGTCGTCAACATGCTGAGTGTCGGCGGTTTAGGGGAGCTGGAGTTTTGGCTGGCAGGCATTAAAATTGCCATGATTATTATCTTCATTGCCTTGGGTGGCTGTATACTGTTTGGGATTATCCCCACTGAAACTCCACCTTATTTAAGCAACTACGCTCAGCACGGCGGGTTTTTCCCCAATGGCTGGCTAGCAATCTTTTCGGCATTGCTGGTCGTTACCTTTTCTTACGGAGGGTCTGAGCTGATCGGATTGACGTTGACGGAGACTGAAAATCCAGAAAAGGTACTGCCTAAAGTGGTTAAAAGCTTTATTCTTCGCGTTGTTTTGTTCTATACGCTGCCTATTCTCATTATTTGTGGCTTGATTCCCTGGAACCAACTGGATGCAAGTACCAGCCCGTTTGTACAGGTATTGTCTTCTGTAGGGCTTCAAGGCTCAGCTCATGTCATGAACTTTATTCTGATCACTGCTGTACTGTCAGCCGCCAATTCGGGAATTTACGGGGCTACACGCATGCTCCATTCGCTGGCGATTAATGGAGAAGGTCCCAAATCACTCGCGCGCCTGTCCTCCAATGGAGTTCCGGTGAACAGTCTCAAACTGTGCGCGGTCATCCTGATTGTTGGCTCCATGGTCGCATACGTCGCTCAGGAAGGGCTGTTCCGTATTTTGATGGCTGTACCTGGCTTTGTCGTGCTGCTCGTCTGGAGCTGCATCTGCCTGTCCCAATTGAAACTGCGCAAATCTTATCCAGTGGAGCCTACCTTCAAGATATGGGGATTCCCTTATGTGACGGCGGTTACGGTCGGATGCCTTTGGGTCATTGCCTTCCTGTTCTTGATTGACCCGCAAAATCGGATCAGCATCAGCGTATGCGTGGCTTTCATGGCATTTTTGGTCATCTGGTCTTTGGTGAAGTTCCGGAGAAAGCAGGCTTAA
- a CDS encoding VanZ family protein, which produces MIQSYLFPVSYAFLAFPVAALLFTLPFLIVQYRRHGYIHKARAWLLYLMLLYLMNAFFLVILPLPASRHNAALAGGALQWMPLQFVQDIIRETSVSPAHPSSYLHLLKERAFLQVVFNVMMTMPFGMFLRYYFRARWGWCLILSFALSLFFEVTQLTGLYGFFDHAYRVFDVDDLMANTLGGMLGFLLGEWFSRFLPRLEHLDKHVDITTKRVSYTRRGVAFLVDSILWTGLFGITESLHVSAAFWVSSGIYFMVVPYLTNGRTPGKWLVRIHLTGRGKRVSLWELIKRYSLLYWLYFGLNYVLGGPVLRSQVSPWVSVLIGLVLLVLNGWFFLHLVIRLFKKAPLFYEELSHTSHQIIWPKRDHPPQYDTADSGQTPDANIGQGSP; this is translated from the coding sequence ATGATTCAATCTTATCTGTTTCCCGTTTCATATGCTTTTCTGGCCTTCCCTGTTGCTGCGTTATTGTTTACACTTCCGTTCCTTATCGTGCAATATCGCAGACATGGCTATATTCACAAGGCTAGAGCGTGGCTGCTTTACTTGATGCTTTTATACTTGATGAACGCCTTCTTTTTAGTCATACTACCGCTTCCGGCATCGCGTCATAATGCAGCTTTGGCCGGGGGAGCTTTGCAGTGGATGCCCTTGCAGTTCGTGCAAGACATCATAAGAGAAACATCCGTTTCACCTGCTCATCCTTCCAGTTATTTGCATCTACTGAAGGAGCGTGCTTTTCTGCAAGTGGTTTTTAACGTAATGATGACCATGCCTTTCGGTATGTTCTTACGTTATTACTTCCGTGCACGATGGGGCTGGTGTCTGATTCTGTCCTTCGCCTTGTCTCTCTTCTTTGAGGTGACACAGCTGACAGGATTGTATGGATTTTTTGACCATGCGTATCGTGTATTTGACGTGGACGATCTGATGGCCAATACTTTGGGCGGTATGCTGGGCTTTCTGCTCGGCGAATGGTTTTCACGCTTTCTTCCCCGGTTGGAGCATCTGGACAAGCATGTGGACATTACAACCAAACGGGTGTCCTATACGAGACGAGGAGTAGCCTTCTTAGTGGATTCTATCCTTTGGACGGGGTTATTCGGCATCACGGAGTCCCTGCATGTATCTGCTGCTTTCTGGGTTTCCAGTGGGATATACTTTATGGTGGTTCCTTACCTGACGAATGGACGGACTCCAGGGAAATGGCTGGTACGTATTCATCTTACAGGGAGAGGAAAACGAGTTTCCTTGTGGGAGCTCATCAAGCGGTACAGTCTCTTGTACTGGTTGTATTTTGGACTGAATTACGTACTGGGTGGACCTGTGCTGCGGTCTCAAGTGTCCCCTTGGGTAAGTGTGCTGATCGGTCTTGTGCTATTGGTGTTGAACGGATGGTTCTTTCTCCATCTGGTCATACGCCTGTTCAAGAAAGCACCGTTATTTTATGAGGAGCTTAGCCATACTTCTCACCAGATTATATGGCCCAAGCGTGATCATCCACCTCAGTATGACACTGCTGACTCTGGACAGACACCAGATGCGAATATAGGTCAAGGATCACCCTAA